The Luteimonas sp. YGD11-2 genome has a window encoding:
- a CDS encoding 2OG-Fe(II) oxygenase: MDLHHTGPELDDWILAQVGAGQSPEAVVAALMTRGWEEQVAIDAIDSAVRHHLARHARDAGLPAPARVPAPVAWNGASQIDAGDRCVQVLAHLVHPHVVVFGGLLSDGECDALIELARGRVQRSPTLDPETGRDQVHPDRTSRGLFLQRGENALLRTIEARIAALTEWPLEHGEGIQLLNYGVGAEYKPHYDYFDPDRPGNRSTLARGGQRVATLVMYLNTPARGGATTFPDVQFEVAAIRGNAVFFSYDRPHPMTRSLHGGAPVLGGEKWVATKWLRESRHV, translated from the coding sequence GGATCCTCGCGCAGGTGGGTGCGGGCCAGTCTCCCGAAGCCGTGGTCGCGGCACTGATGACCCGCGGCTGGGAGGAGCAGGTGGCGATCGACGCCATCGACAGCGCGGTGCGCCACCACCTCGCCAGGCATGCACGTGACGCCGGGCTTCCCGCGCCTGCGCGCGTGCCTGCGCCGGTGGCGTGGAATGGCGCGTCGCAGATCGATGCCGGCGACCGCTGCGTGCAGGTACTCGCCCACCTCGTACATCCGCACGTGGTGGTGTTCGGCGGGCTGCTCTCCGACGGCGAGTGCGATGCCCTGATCGAACTCGCGCGCGGCCGCGTGCAGCGTTCGCCCACGCTCGACCCCGAGACCGGGCGCGACCAGGTCCATCCGGACCGCACCAGCCGGGGTCTGTTCCTGCAACGCGGAGAGAACGCGTTGCTGCGCACGATCGAAGCGCGGATCGCCGCGCTCACCGAATGGCCGCTGGAGCACGGCGAGGGCATCCAGCTACTGAATTACGGCGTGGGCGCGGAGTACAAGCCGCACTACGACTATTTCGATCCGGACCGCCCGGGCAACCGGTCCACGCTGGCACGGGGCGGCCAGCGCGTGGCGACCCTTGTGATGTACCTCAACACCCCGGCGCGGGGCGGCGCCACCACATTTCCCGATGTCCAGTTCGAAGTCGCGGCGATCCGGGGCAATGCGGTCTTCTTCAGTTACGACCGTCCGCATCCCATGACGCGCAGCCTGCACGGCGGTGCGCCGGTGCTGGGCGGGGAAAAGTGGGTGGCGACCAAGTGGTTGCGCGAGAGCCGGCACGTCTGA